GCTGACGATCGCTCTCGCTTTCGTCGTGATTATTGGTTTTCGTTGGTATCGCTACGTCACCAACACCGACAGTCCCTATGACGAAGTCGGCATCACGCTCAACACGGCCATGCCTAGCCCGATCAATGCCTGGGGCTGCGCCAAACTGAAGGAAAGCTTTGGCGGCGCCTTGCCTCCCTATGGCTGCGCGGCTGACAATGGGACGCAATGGAAGTGAGGGCAGCCTGAACGCGCCGAAATCCCGCCGGGAGCCGAACGGCCGAAGGATGATTGTTCCGTTCGTCCATGCCTGCACAATCGCGCAAACTGCCCTAGTTCTAGCGCTGAGCGCTGACTCCTGGCGCTTCCTGAGCTTTGGATCGAAATCGTGCAGCTTTCTTTCTGTGCAAAAATGAACAGATACTGTTTGGAATTAGTTGTAAACCACCCGTTGCTTCAGGCGAGAATTTCCATGATCGTAGGACGAGGGGCGGTCGTTCTGAGGAGTGCGACCGGCCAAATCTGAACAGACCCGCAATCTGGCTCATCTCTGGGAGGAGAGAATATGCGTAAGAATCTCATTGCATCAGTTGCATTTCTGCTTGCGAGCAGCACGGCGGTGCTCGCGCAGAGCGCGACCGACGGCAAGGTCAAGATCGGCATCCTGAACGACCAGTCGGGCGTCTATGCCGACTTTGGCGGAAAATCTTCCGTCGAGGCTGCCAAGATGGCGGTCGAGGATTTCGGCGGCAAGGTGCTTGATGTGCCGGTCGAAATCGTCGATGCCGACCACCAGAACAAGCCGGATATTGCCTCCAACATCGCCCGCCAATGGTATGACACCGAGCAGGTGGATGCGATCATGGAATTGACGACCTCCTCCGTAGCGCTCGCTGTGCAGGCGATCGCCAAGGAGAAGAAGAAGATCGACATCGTCACCGGCGCGGCGACGACCGATCTTACCGGCAAGGCGTGCTCGCCTTACGGCTTCCACTGGGCTTACGATACGCACGCTCTGGCCGTCGGTACCGGCGGCGCGCTCGTCAAGCAGGGCGGCGACAGCTGGTTCTTCCTGACCGCCGACTATGCCTTCGGTTATTCGCTGGAGCAGCAGACCAGTGAATATGTCAAGACGAGCGGCGGCACGGTCGTCGGCGCCGTCCGCCATCCGCTGTCGAGCCAGGACTTCTCATCCTTCCTGCTGCAGGCGCAGT
This window of the Rhizobium bangladeshense genome carries:
- a CDS encoding ABC transporter substrate-binding protein, producing the protein MRKNLIASVAFLLASSTAVLAQSATDGKVKIGILNDQSGVYADFGGKSSVEAAKMAVEDFGGKVLDVPVEIVDADHQNKPDIASNIARQWYDTEQVDAIMELTTSSVALAVQAIAKEKKKIDIVTGAATTDLTGKACSPYGFHWAYDTHALAVGTGGALVKQGGDSWFFLTADYAFGYSLEQQTSEYVKTSGGTVVGAVRHPLSSQDFSSFLLQAQSSGAKVIGLANAGLDTSNAIKQAAEFGITQSGQHLAALLFTLAEVHGLGLEAAQGLTLTEGYYWNRDDESRAFAKKFFDRTGKMPNMVHAGTYSAVTQYLKAVQKAGTDETEAVAKQLHEMPVDDVFGRGGTVGANGRMIHDMYLLQVKKPADSKEPWDYFNVLATIPGKEAYIDPAKSGCDLVK